GTGCGGCAACGGCATCGTGGACGTGAGCCAGGGCGAGAAGTGCGATGACGGCAACACCAGGGACGGCGACAAGTGCGGCGCCGACTGCAAGTCCAACGAGGCGTGCGGCAACGGCATCACCGACACGAGCGTGGGCGAGCAGTGCGACGACGGCAACAACAACAACGGCGATGGGTGCAGCGCCGACTGTCTGTCGCGGGAGGTATGCGGCAACGGCTACACGGACAGCGCGCGGGACGAGCAGTGCGACGACGGCAACACCGAGGGGGGCGACGGGTGCAGCGCCGACTGCAAGTCCAACGAGACGTGTGGCAACAGCATCGTGGACCGGGCGCGCGGCGAGGTGTGTGACGACGGCAACACCGAGGAGGGCGACGGGTGCAGCGTGGACTGCAAGTCCGACGAGACGTGTGGCAACGGCATCGTGGACCGGGCCAGCGGCGAGCTGTGCGACGACGGCAACACCCTGCCCAACGACGAGTGCAGCTTCGACTGCCGCTCGGGCAAGGGCTGCGGCAACGGCATCCGCGACGAGGACGAGGAGTGCGATGACGGCAACACGTCCAACACCGACAACTGCCTGAACTCCTGCCTGCTGGCGACCTGCGGCGATGCCGTCGTGGACCGGCAGCAGCCGCGCCTGGAGGATTGCGACGACGGCAAGGAGACGAAGCAGTGCAACCACAACTGCACCTGGCGCGTGTGCGGCGATGGGCTGGTGAACGCCACCGCCGGGGAGCAGTGCGACAACCCGGGCGCCGTCGACAGCACCAGCTGTGACAGCGACTGCACCATCGCCGTGTGCGGAGACGGCCACGTCAACCCCCTGCGCAACGAGCAGTGCGACACGGGGGGCAACTCCCGGACCTGCAACTTCGACTGCACCCTGGCCAGGTGCGGCGACTGGATCCTCAATCGGGAGGCGGGCGAGCAGTGCGACACCGGCGGCTTCTCCGCCTGGTGCGACAACGACTGCACGCCCGCGGCCTGTGGTGATGGCCTCGCCAACCTCCAGGCGAACGAGCAGTGTGACGACGGCAACCGGAGCGACGAGGACGACTGTCTCGGCACGTGCCGGCCCAACGTCTGCGGCGACGGGCGGGTGAACCGCAACGGCCCCAAGCGCGTCGAGGTCTGCGACGACGGCAACGCCATCACCGAGACCGAGTGCCCCTACGGCACCCTCCAATGCACGGCGTGCAACGCCACCTGCTCGGAGCTCCGCACCCTGAAGGGCCGGGCCTGTGGCGATGGCGTCGTGAACGACCCGCGCGAGAAGTGCGACGACGGCAACACCACCACCGAGACCGCCTGTCCCTATGACGTGCCCCAGTGCACGGCCTGTGACGCGCTGTGCTCGGCGCCCCTGTCGCTCAAGGGCAACTACTGCGGCGATGGCGCCGTGAACGGCCCGAACGAGAAGTGCGACGACGGCAACACCCTCACCGAGACCGCGTGCGACTACGGCACCGCGAGCTGCACCCGGTGCGACGCCACGTGCTCGACCGTCCTCCCCCTCACCGGCCCCATCTGTGGAGACGGCGTCAAGAATGGCCCCGAGACGTGCGACGACGGCAACACCCTGGCCTGTGGCACCTGCGACAACACGTGCGCCCACGCCCAGCTCACCCAGGCCAGTGGCCGCCTCACCGTCCAGTACCGCGGCACCTTTTTCCGGGAAGGAGACACCTTCACCCTCGACGACGGCCTCCACCCTCCGGTGGTGTTCGAGTTCGACCGCGACGGCGCCGTCGCCCCGGGCCACCAGACCGTGCCCGTCTCCAACGGCGCCGCCACCGAGGAGGTGGCCCTGAGCATCTACTCCGCCATCCGGGGCGTGGGCGGTGACTTCCAGATCTCCGCCTCGGCCCTCGCGGGCAGCGACATCCTCCTCACCCACCGCCAGAACGGCGCCTTCGGCAACCGACCCATCCTCGAGAGCACGGACGGCAACGGCGACGTGAAGGACGCCCTCCTCGTCACCGGCATGGCGGGCGGCAAGGGCTTCGACTGTCCCCAGGCCACCGGCTGCGCACGCAACGAGGACTGCGCCCCCTCCCTCTCCTGCTCCCCCACCACCCACACCTGCATGCCTCCCTGAATCACCGGGCAGGTGGGAGTCCTACACCTCGCACCTGAGCCCACGTGAAGACTGATTCATTTGACTTTCCAACCAGGGCGAAGAATGAACGCGGCGCGTTGATGTTACACCCGGCATGTTTTCTCCCGGCACGCTCCCCCCTCGTCATTCCTCGGGTCTCGCATGATGTCCTTCGTCCTCCTGGCCCAGACGGGCAATGAGCAGGTTGGCTGGCTGAGCCGCAAGCTGCTTGGTGTCACCCTCACCAGCGCCGAGTGGGTGCTGTGGGTGCTGGTGGTGCTCTCGGTGTTCTCCATCGGGCTGATGCTCGAGCGCGCGGTGTACTTCGCCACGCACCGGCTGCCGGACTCCGAGGCGCTGGCGGTGCGGCTGGCCCGGGGCGAGCTGGAGGCGGTGCGCGCCGCGGTGGGTGAGCGCAAGGGCATGGAGGCCGCGGTGCTGCGCGAGGCGCTGGCCTCGGTGGAGCAGGGCCCGGACACGGTGGAGCAGGTGATCGCCTCCACGGTGGCGCGCGAGCGTCCCCAGTACGAGCGCTACCTGTCCTTCCTGGGCACGCTGGGCAACAACGCGCCCTTCATCGGCCTGTTCGGCACGGTGCTCGGCATCATCAAGGCCTTCCACGACCTGGGCAACATGGGCGCCAAGGGCGCCGCCATCCAGCAGACGGTGATGGCGGGCATCTCCGAGGCGCTCGTCGCCACGGCGGTGGGCCTGGCGGTGGCCATCCCCGCGGTGGTCGCCTTCAACGTCTTCAACCGCCAGCTCAAGACGCTCACCTCGCGCACCAACGCGCTGGGCCATGCGCTCGTGGGCAGCCTCAAGGCCCGCAACGCCACGCGCCCCGGCGCCTCCACGGAGGCGCGTTAGTCCATGGCCGGCGGCGCGCAGGACAACGACGAGGAGATCACCGGCATCAACGTCACCCCGCTGGTGGACGTGGTGCTCGTGCTGCTCATCATCTTCATGGTGACGGCCAACTTCATCGTGCGCGAGACGGTGGAGGTGGATCTGCCCCGGGCCGCCAACGGTGGCGAGACGGTGCAGGGGCTCGTCAACGTGGTGGTCGACAAGCAGGGCAAGCTCTTCTTCGACGGCGCGGAGGTGAGCGAGGACGAGATGCGCCGCCGCGTCACCGAGGCGCTGGCCAAGGACAAGGAGACACGCGCCATCATCAGCGCGGATCAGAGCCTGCCGTACGGCCGGGTGATGCGGCTCATCGACATGGTGAAGGGCCAGGGCATCGCCAAGTTCGCGCTCAACATCGAGAAGGACGTGGCGCCCACGGCCTCTCCCGCCTCGCCCTGAGGAGGGCCCCCGGACATGAGCCAGGCCACCCTCTCCGCCCTGCCCCCTCGCCGCTCCCGCGACTGGGTGCCGATGTTCCTGCTCGTGTCGCTGGGCGCCCACGGGGTGGGCTTCGCCCTGCTCTCGAACGTGGCGGAGCGCCCGGCGCCCGACATCCAGCGGCCCGTAGAGCTCGAAATGGTGGAGGTCATCAAGCCGCCTCCCCCGCCGCCGCCTCCACCCGAGCAGGAGCCGCCCAAGCCGCCCCCGCCCAAGCCGAAGGCGCCGCCCCCGGTGAAGGTGGCCCGGGCCGAGAAGCCGCCTCCGCCGCCTCCGCCGGACGCGCCGCCCCCTCCCCCCAATGACGCGCCTCCGCCCGAGCCGGCCGCCAAGCCGGTGCCGCTGGTGGTGGGCCTGTCGCTGTCCTCCACCACGGCCGCGGGCGGCTTCGCCGCGCCGGTGGGCAACACCGTCTATGGCAAGACGGGCAACACGGCGACGGATCCCAAGGACGTGAAGGCGTACTCGGCACCCAAATACGTGCCCGTGTACCAGGTGGACACCCAGCCCACGGTCGCCTCGGAGGTGAAGATTCCCTACCCCGACGAGGCCCGACGCGCGGGCGTCGAGGGCTCGGTCACCATGTCCATCACCATCGACGCCGAGGGGCGCGTGGTGAAGGTCGTCGTCATCAAGGGGCTCGGCTACGGGCTCGACGAGGCGGCGCGCGGCGCCCTGCTGCGCTTCCGCTTCAAGCCCGCCATCAAGAACGGCGAGCCGGTGTCCACGGAGATGAAGTACTCCTACACCTTCGTGCTGGACTGACGGGCCCGCGCCGCGCCGGGCCCATCCAGGGCCTCAGCTCACCGCGGGCTTCGCTCCCGGCGCCAGGTGCACGTTGATGCTCTTGCTGCCCGACACCGACAGGTACGTCTCCACGTTGCCCTTGCCGCCCGGCTCGAAGGAGATGACCTGGTCGTGCGAGCCGAACTTCGCCTCGATGCTCAGCTTGCTCCCCGCGGTGGTGTAGGTGGCCTGGGAGGCCCTGGAGCCGTTGAGGTTGATCTCCGCCTTGCCGCCCTCGAGCAGCTTGAGCGAGAGCGACAGGTCCCCCTTGTAGAAGACGGTGTCGATCTTCCCCTTGAAGGCCGCCTGCTGGGGACCGAGGTCCACGAACTCCCCGCCGCCCACGTTCACGAAGAAGACCACCTGCGCGAAGATGTTCAACGGCGTGCCCGAGGTGGTGCCTTTTCCAATGAAGTTGCGAAAGTCGACCATGCTGTTTCCCGCCGAAGTGGAAGGGGAGCGGCGCACCGCCCCACCGGAAAGCCACATCGTATGCACGCCCACGCCCCGCACCGGATAGGCTTTTGACGCGCGGGGGGCGGGTGTCAGGGGGCCAACGGGCCGACCCGACGCGCGCTACGGCACGGGGACGAGGAAGTCCTTGATGATGGCCATGTGCTGCATGTTGGTGGCGCCGCTGTCCGCGCTCTGCGCCGGGGAGATGTCCGACAGGGGCGAGTACACGCGCGTGTCCACCACGAGGCCCCCGCTGAAGGAGCTGGAGCCGATGACGGTGGACGTCTGGTAGGTGCGCAGGTTGCTGCTCACCAGCACATGGTCATACGGCTTGGCGCGGCTGGCGTTGGTGTTGACGTTGCCATTCTTGTCCGCCGGGTAGGGGCTCGCGGTGGAGACCACGGAGGAGAAGGTGGAGAAGAGCGCCTCGCTCCGGGTGTCGGAGTTGAAGTCACCGCCGATGGCGATGAAGGAGCCCGCGGGCACGTTGGCCTTGATGAAGTTGACGAGGTTGGTCGCCTCGGTGTTGCGCACGGAGCTGCTCGAGGTAAGCAGGTGCACGCTCACCACCCAGAGGTCCGTGGGGCCCGGGATGTCGATGCGCGCCCAGGCGAAGTCACGGTTGCTCACCTGCGTGTCGTCCCACTCGCCCGAGGCGATGATGGGGTAGCGGCTGATGACGCCGTTGGGGATCTGCGCGCCGGCCTCGCGGTAGTAATAGAAGCTCGAGCCGAAGGCGGTGTTGACGAAGGAGCGGATGGCGGTGGCGGAGTTGTCGCCGTAGTTGAACTCCTGGATCATCACCACGTCGGGTTTCGTGCCCTGGAAGATGCGCGTGCCGTGGCCCGGGTCGTAGCTCTGGTAGTTGCCGCTGGAGATGTTGGCGGCCATCAACCGCACCCGGGTGGTGCCGGCGAGCGGCGCGCCCTGGGAGCTGGCGTCTGAACCCCCTCGAGCATCCGACTCGAGGTCCCCTCCGCAAGCGGCGAGGGAGAGGGAGAGAACGGAGAACAGCAGACGCGAGCCAAGGCGGCTCGGCGTCGAGGCGAGAGAGCTGATGGGCATGGAGTCGTCCGGTGGGAGGGCGAGGAGGCGGGCGCATCAGACAGCAGGGTGGGCAGGCCAGCAAGGGGGCCCCTGGGTTGTACCGCTGCTCACCCGTGCACATCTCCCGAGCGTTGGCCTCGTAGCCAGGGAGCGACAGCGATGCGAAAGGCAATGGCCGGCGCGGTGGTGTGCGTGCTGGGACTGACGGGCTGTATGGGCGCCCCTTTGCGGTACGGGCCGTCCGAGCCGCTCGTGGACACGCAGGTGCCCATCCAGCAGGCGGAGGAGGCGGGTGCCGCCCAGCATCCCGATGCGGCGCAACACCTGGAGTGGGCACGGCAGCAGACGCAGGGTGCGCGTCGGCTGATCGAGCAGAACCGGCGGGATGAAGCGGCGCTGTTCCTGAAGCGGGCGGCGGCGGACGCGGAGCTGGCCCTGGCCCTGGCGCGCGAGGCCCCGGCCCGCGCCGAGGCCGATCAGGTGCTCCAGCAGGTACGCGAACTCCAGCAGGACACGGTGCCGGCGCAACAGTGACGGGAAAGCCCAGACGGGAAAGCCCAGACGGGAATGCCCAAGGAGAGAGCCATGCGGGGATGGAAGGCGTTGACATGGGGAGTGCTCGGGACCGTGGCGCTCTCGGGGTGCGCGGCCATGACACCGCGCGAGCTGGTGGATGCGCGCAGTGCCTATCAAGAAGCCTCCGCGGGTCCGGCGGTGCAGTACGCCCCGGACGCCCTCGGACAGGCCCGGGACGCGCTCGACGAGGCCAACCGCGCCTACGATCGCGAGAAGAACACGGAGCGCACGCGCACCCTCGCCTATGTGGCGCTGCGCCGGGCGCAGATCGCCGAGTCACTCGCCCGCACCGCGGTGGCCCTGAATGAGCGGGCCCAGGCGGAGCAGCAGCTCGCGCTGGCCCGGGCGGAGGACGCCGAGCGCACGCGGCGGGAACTGGCTCAGTCGCGCCAGGAGCTCGCCGAGGCCCAGCGGCTGCGCGCGGAGGCGGAGCAGCGCCAGGCGGAGATCCAACGCCAGCAGGAAGAGACGGCGCGTCTCCAGGCCGAGCAGGAGGCCCAGGCCCGCACCCAGCGCGAGGAGCAGGAGCGACAGGCGAAGCTCACCGAGAGCCAGCACCGGATGGAGCAGCTCAACGCGCAGCTCGAGCAGGAGCGCCAGGCGCGGCTCCAGGCCGAGCAGCGCGCCACGGCCGCCGAGGCCGAGGCCCGTGCCCAGCGAGAGGTGGCCGACGAGCTGCGCAACATCCGCCAGGTGCAGGTGAAGGAGGAGTCGCGGGGCCTGGTGCTCACGCTCTCCGGCAGCGTGCTGTTCCGCTCGGGCAGCGCGGATCTCCTCGCGACGGCCCGGCGGCGGCTCAACGAGGTGGCCGAGGCGCTCAAGAAGGCCCCGAACCCGCTCGTCATCGAGGGGCACACCGACAGCCTGGGCTCGGCGGAGCTCAACGAGGAGCTGTCGTACCTGCGCGCCGAGGCCGTGCGCGACTACCTCGTCGACCGGGGCGTGGACCCCGAGCGCATCCGCACCGAGGGACGGGGCAAGGAGCAGCCCATCGCCTCCAACGCCACCGCCGAGGGCCGCGCCAACAACCGCCGCGTGGAGATCATCCTCGAGCGCGGCGTGGGTGGCTCGGGCGCGCGGCAGGACTCCAAGCCGTAGCCAATGAAAAGGCCCCGCCGCCCGACTGGGGCCGCGGGGCCTTCCGCGCTCACGCGAGCGCGCCCGGAGACTCAGGGCTTGGCGGGGGCGAGCTGCGAGGGGTGGCTGGGCACATCGATCTCACCGGCGACGATCTTCGCGCGCAGCTCCTCGACCTTCTGCAGGGCCGCCTCGCGCCCGGGGAACTCCACGCGCACGGGGGCGTAGGTGACGCCGCCCTCCTTGAGGCCCAGCACCACGTCGCCGCCCGTCAGCTTGCCTTCGCGCAGATCCCTCACGGCCTCGTAGACGGCCAGGTCCACGCGCTTGACCATGGAGGTGAGCATCGCCTC
Above is a window of Cystobacter fuscus DNA encoding:
- a CDS encoding OmpA family protein — protein: MRGWKALTWGVLGTVALSGCAAMTPRELVDARSAYQEASAGPAVQYAPDALGQARDALDEANRAYDREKNTERTRTLAYVALRRAQIAESLARTAVALNERAQAEQQLALARAEDAERTRRELAQSRQELAEAQRLRAEAEQRQAEIQRQQEETARLQAEQEAQARTQREEQERQAKLTESQHRMEQLNAQLEQERQARLQAEQRATAAEAEARAQREVADELRNIRQVQVKEESRGLVLTLSGSVLFRSGSADLLATARRRLNEVAEALKKAPNPLVIEGHTDSLGSAELNEELSYLRAEAVRDYLVDRGVDPERIRTEGRGKEQPIASNATAEGRANNRRVEIILERGVGGSGARQDSKP
- a CDS encoding DUF4398 domain-containing protein, with product MRKAMAGAVVCVLGLTGCMGAPLRYGPSEPLVDTQVPIQQAEEAGAAQHPDAAQHLEWARQQTQGARRLIEQNRRDEAALFLKRAAADAELALALAREAPARAEADQVLQQVRELQQDTVPAQQ
- a CDS encoding ExbD/TolR family protein: MAGGAQDNDEEITGINVTPLVDVVLVLLIIFMVTANFIVRETVEVDLPRAANGGETVQGLVNVVVDKQGKLFFDGAEVSEDEMRRRVTEALAKDKETRAIISADQSLPYGRVMRLIDMVKGQGIAKFALNIEKDVAPTASPASP
- a CDS encoding DUF4215 domain-containing protein, whose product is MNRVHSSTLPPRRDRPGPWMVRLGVPFLALFFTACFEPTSVICPTGLVCPAGQQCAANQDVCIKTNCGDGLLQPGEACDDGNLLEGDGCNRDCRSIEVCGNGIVDVSQGEKCDDGNTRDGDKCGADCKSNEACGNGITDTSVGEQCDDGNNNNGDGCSADCLSREVCGNGYTDSARDEQCDDGNTEGGDGCSADCKSNETCGNSIVDRARGEVCDDGNTEEGDGCSVDCKSDETCGNGIVDRASGELCDDGNTLPNDECSFDCRSGKGCGNGIRDEDEECDDGNTSNTDNCLNSCLLATCGDAVVDRQQPRLEDCDDGKETKQCNHNCTWRVCGDGLVNATAGEQCDNPGAVDSTSCDSDCTIAVCGDGHVNPLRNEQCDTGGNSRTCNFDCTLARCGDWILNREAGEQCDTGGFSAWCDNDCTPAACGDGLANLQANEQCDDGNRSDEDDCLGTCRPNVCGDGRVNRNGPKRVEVCDDGNAITETECPYGTLQCTACNATCSELRTLKGRACGDGVVNDPREKCDDGNTTTETACPYDVPQCTACDALCSAPLSLKGNYCGDGAVNGPNEKCDDGNTLTETACDYGTASCTRCDATCSTVLPLTGPICGDGVKNGPETCDDGNTLACGTCDNTCAHAQLTQASGRLTVQYRGTFFREGDTFTLDDGLHPPVVFEFDRDGAVAPGHQTVPVSNGAATEEVALSIYSAIRGVGGDFQISASALAGSDILLTHRQNGAFGNRPILESTDGNGDVKDALLVTGMAGGKGFDCPQATGCARNEDCAPSLSCSPTTHTCMPP
- a CDS encoding MotA/TolQ/ExbB proton channel family protein; its protein translation is MMSFVLLAQTGNEQVGWLSRKLLGVTLTSAEWVLWVLVVLSVFSIGLMLERAVYFATHRLPDSEALAVRLARGELEAVRAAVGERKGMEAAVLREALASVEQGPDTVEQVIASTVARERPQYERYLSFLGTLGNNAPFIGLFGTVLGIIKAFHDLGNMGAKGAAIQQTVMAGISEALVATAVGLAVAIPAVVAFNVFNRQLKTLTSRTNALGHALVGSLKARNATRPGASTEAR
- a CDS encoding energy transducer TonB, yielding MSQATLSALPPRRSRDWVPMFLLVSLGAHGVGFALLSNVAERPAPDIQRPVELEMVEVIKPPPPPPPPPEQEPPKPPPPKPKAPPPVKVARAEKPPPPPPPDAPPPPPNDAPPPEPAAKPVPLVVGLSLSSTTAAGGFAAPVGNTVYGKTGNTATDPKDVKAYSAPKYVPVYQVDTQPTVASEVKIPYPDEARRAGVEGSVTMSITIDAEGRVVKVVVIKGLGYGLDEAARGALLRFRFKPAIKNGEPVSTEMKYSYTFVLD